A window of Solea senegalensis isolate Sse05_10M linkage group LG20, IFAPA_SoseM_1, whole genome shotgun sequence contains these coding sequences:
- the tert gene encoding telomerase reverse transcriptase isoform X2: protein MSTADMSAVLGILRSLYRHIQTLEEFADSVVFREGQRAVLLQQSDTNRFKSFVRAVFVCFDRELQQIPSCSQICTLPELLAFVLNNLKRKRKRNVLAHGYNFMSLAQEERDADHFKFQGDITQSAAYIHGSDLWKKVTARLGTDITRYLLESCSVFVAVPPSCVFQVSGVPVYDRVSVANASTGFYLHPRSRAHDSTRFGRYQRSMTLRTMHVVQNPKVSKRRNRMSEHLKRRKRKRETDQNVEEKGQSCKGKRRRVGRQEPTQDIKQVCSETVEGGPSMAVEQTQTVKPAEQTQSVKPVENGTGSKQVAAMQTTTLPSEGGPSWRSGIFPPIPPSQCFIRTLGFMYSGRGMRCFLLNRKKKSVVGPKRLQGQDLVRIVFFEGMAYLNGRERKPKKLPRRFFKMVPLFRQLLCQHRRCPYSRILQSMCPLVEGSDPGQGELISLLHQHCAPHRVYLFVRECLSAVIPHELWGSDHNRVIFFARVRVFLCSGKSEKLSLAELLWKMKVNDCDWLKISKTGRFPPSELSYRTQILGQFLAWLVDGYIVSLVRACFYVTECVGQKNALRFYRHEIWAKLQDLAFRGHLSKGQMEELTPTQVASLPKTTVISRLRFIPKSDGMRPITRVIGADPKTRLYQGRVRDLLDMLRACVRSTPSLLGSTVWGMTDIHNVLRSLAPAQKDKPSPLYFVKVDVSGAYESLPHDKLIEVVGQALSPVQEELFTIRRFAKIWSDSHEGLKRAFVRQADFLEDNMGSTNMKGFVMSLQKKGKVHHAILVEQHFCSDLHGKDASQFFTQILTGSIVQFGKKMYRQCRGIPQGSVVSSLLCCLCYGHMENVLFKDIIQNKRCLMRLVDDFLLITPDLQEAQNFLEVLLAGVPQYGLVVNPQKVVLNFQMSGNVSSCPNIHVLPLHCLFPWCGLLLDTHTLDVYKDYSSYAGLSLRYSLTLGSFHSAGQQMKRKMMAVLRLKCHTLFLDLKTNCIEAVYKNIYKLVLLQARRIDFRQQSSDGHCAI, encoded by the exons ATGTCGACGGCGGACATGTCCGCCGTGCTGGGCATTCTCCGCTCACTGTACCGACACATACAGACGCTGGAGGAGTTCGCGGACAGCGTCGTGTTCAGAGAGGGACAGCGGGCTGTACTGCTCCAACAGTCGGACACAAACCGCTTCAAATCGTTTGTACGAGCTGTTTTCGTCTGCTTCGACAGGGAACTACAGCAAATACCGAGCTGCAGTCAG ATCTGCACTCTACCTGAGCTTCTGGCCTTTGTTCTTAACAATCTCAAAAGGAAACGAAAAAGAAACGTCTTGGCACATGGCTACAATTTTATGTCCTTGGCTCAGGAAGAGCGGGATGCAGACCACTTCAAGTTCCAAGGAGATATAACTCAAAGTGCTGCTTACATCCATGGCAGCGATTTGTGGAAGAAAGTCACAGCACGCCTTGGCACAGACATCACACGGTACCTGTTGGagagctgctctgtgtttgtggcagTCCCtccatcatgtgtttttcaggttAGCGGTGTTCCCGTGTATGACAGGGTGTCCGTGGCTAATGCCTCCACCGGGTTTTATCTCCATCCTCGCAGTAGGGCACATGACAGTACTCGATTTGGAAGGTATCAACGGTCAATGACCTTGAGAACAATGCACGTAGTTCAGAATCCTAAAGTCAGTAAGAGGAGGAATAGAATGAGTGAAcatttgaaaagaagaaaaagaaagagagaaactgATCAAAATGTAGAGGAGAAGGGTCAGTCTTGTAAAGGAAAGAGAAGACGGGTCGGACGGCAAGAACCCACACAGGACATCAAACAGGTTTGCTCTGAGACAGTGGAGGGAGGGCCCTCTATGGCAGTggaacaaacacagactgtgaaGCCTGCGGAGCAAACACAGTCTGTGAAGCCTGTGGAAAATGGTACTGGTTCCAAACAGGTTGCTGCAatgcaaacaacaacacttcCCTCGGAGGGAGGCCCCAGTTGGAGATCAGGTATTTTCCCCCCTATACCTCCTTCACAGTGTTTCATTCGCACTTTGGGATTCATGTACAGTGGAAGGGGAATGCGTTGCTTCCTACTCAACAGGAAAAAGAAGAGTGTTGTTGGACCCAAGAGGCTACAAGGGCAAGATTTAGTAAGAATTGTCTTCTTTGAGGGAATGGCTTATCTAAATGGGCGCGAAAGGAAGCCAAAGAAACTCCCAAGACGCTTTTTCAAAATGGTCCCCCTCTTCCGTCAGCTGTTATGTCAACACAGGAGATGTCCTTACAGCAGAATACTGCAGAGCATGTGTCCACTGGTGGAGGGGAGCGATCCAGGACAGGGAGAGTTGATCTCCCTCTTGCATCAACACTGTGCACCTCACCGTGTCTACCTTTTTGTCAGGGAATGCCTCTCTGCTGTGATTCCACATGAGCTGTGGGGCTCCGACCACAACCGTGTGATTTTCTTTGCGAGGGTCAGGGTCTTCCTGTGCAGTGGCAAGTCCGAGAAGCTCTCGCTGGCTGAACTGCTGTGGAAGATGAAGGTGAATGACTGTGACTGGTTGAAGATCAGTAAGACAG GCAGGTTCCCACCCAGTGAGCTCTCATACCGGACCCAGATCCTGGGTCAGTTCCTGGCTTGGCTAGTGGATGGCTACATTGTAAGCCTTGTCCGAGCCTGCTTCTATGTCACTGAGTGTGTGGGTCAGAAGAATGCCCTGAGGTTCTACAGACATGAAATTTGGGCTAAACTGCAGGATTTGGCCTTCAG AGGTCACCTTTCCAAGGGTCAGATGGAGGAGTTGACTCCCACACAAGTGGCATCCCTTCCCAAAACCACTGTCATCTCCCGCCTGCGCTTCATTCCCAAGTCTGATGGCATGAGACCTATCACAAGAGTCATAGGAGCAGATCCCAAAACAAGG cTTTACCAAGGGCGTGTTCGGGACTTGCTGGATATGCTGCGGGCCTGTGTGCGTTCCACTCCTTCTCTCCTGGGCTCCACTGTGTGGGGCATGACAGATATCCACAATGTCTTGCGCTCTTTGGCTCCAGCCCAAAAGGACAAGCCAAGCCCTCTCTACTTTGTTAAG GTGGATGTAAGTGGAGCCTATGAGAGTCTGCCTCATGACAAACTCATTGAAGTGGTTGGTCAGGCCCTGTCACCCGTCCAGGAAGAACTCTTTACCATCCGCCGCTTTGCCAAGATCTGGTCTGATTCCCATGAAGGCCTGAAAAGGGCCTTTGTTAGACAG GCAGATTTCCTGGAGGACAACATGGGATCCACCAACATGAAGGGGTTTGTGATGTCACTGCAGAAAAAAGGCAAAGTTCACCATGCCATACTGGTAGAGCAG CATTTCTGTTCAGACCTTCACGGGAAAGATGCTTCACAGTTTTTCACTCAGATACTAACTGGCAGTATTGTTCAGTTTGGAAAAAA aATGTACCGTCAGTGCAGAGGAATTCCCCAGGGATCAGTCGTGTCCAGTCTGCTCTGCTGTCTCTGTTATGGTCACATGGAGAATGTGCTGTTCAAAGAtatcattcaaaacaaaag GTGTCTGATGAGACTGGTGGATGACTTCCTTCTGATCACCCCAGACCTACAAGAAGCACAAAACTTCCTTGA GGTCTTACTGGCTGGGGTACCACAGTATGGCTTGGTGGTAAACCCACAGAAGGTAGTGCTCAACTTCCAAATGTCGGGAAATGTGAGTTCCTGTCCAAACATTCACGTTCTGCCCCTCCACTGCCTTTTCCCCTGGTGTGGACTACtccttgacacacacacgctggatGTCTACAAAGACTATTCCAG CTATGCAGGTCTGTCTCTGCGCTACAGCCTCACTTTGGGCTCTTTCCACTCAGCTGGAcagcaaatgaaaaggaaaatgatgGCCGTCCTCAGACTCAAATGCCACACCCTCTTCTTGGACTTAAAG accaaTTGCATTGAGGCAGTCTACAAGAACATCTACAAGCTGGTGTTGCTCCAAGCACGCAG GATTGATTTTAGGCAGCAAAGCTCAGACGGGCATTGTGCAATATGA
- the sync gene encoding golgin subfamily A member 6-like protein 22 — protein MEVMDDNASSAGFEPLLITEEGGEPDTTLAVQRENNTTQSGLSLAATQLHQSALIRPYLQEMDVLLKSCEELTGISFGSRYSKDFSGTHDSSHSQSEGEVAMESASPQAYLSTNYIDTHMDGAGTEEQPGQGQLQGMDPITSRCGLSTGVCCQTEMPVSSAGNKLSEAMVEYEGQLLGMLSMLESCAEEAGMDFEPQGWTTDDSQEYVHISKGTTMVPIQQVAPVKLEDQPMCLETWAAQRAEGVSRDNSGGSLGSAATTSRKNNLLCCDNMVGVSMEGLEKSGKTDQAVPDPLSVLPGPLGSNENEILYCEGTEMRHMYDTETKRDIRGTEEEDTEMAAEETPELKMGTIDLRSGLNELKELGSQMDERIQEVQCLEKRRKDLLAEVLKLRGNDTQTVTEGSNKEDQSTEEHIDSKVEELMKIFKREEEERREERKKEIQSLSEERADEERRMWKVNLERMGLQEELRKLKRRLFTMVRECTHSQSSLNNQRREVELLKREEEKLQSLVLQLTEERSQLKLAQEQQLIELQAQLQAQTSQTSNSQEELTEYRRQSCGDIQQYLQGALKALENRYEPILVALVKRRDTTAGALVKAKEQAQELRAQLRPLQDEIQKLNLQRACLEEKLKLICLHRREDVGQYKETVHCLEESSRELKTELIIQKKKTKELEELKDSLTKQLLIYRAAINNHNECVGETKT, from the exons ATGGAGGTAATGGACGACAACGCCTCCTCTGCTGGATTTGAACCGCTCCTCATCACTGAAGAGGGTGGGGAGCCGGATACAACTCTTGCAGTCCAGAGAGAGAACAACACGACACAATCAGGCCTCAGCCTCGCGGCAACACAGCTGCATCAGTCAGCTTTGATTCGGCCATATTTACAAGAGATGGACGTCCTGCTGAAAAGCTGCGAGGAACTTACCGGTATTTCTTTTGGCTCACGCTACTCAAAAGATTTCTCAGGCACACATGACTCAAGTCACAGTCAAAGCGAAGGGGAAGTTGCAATGGAGAGTGCATCTCCCCAAGCATATCTTTCCACAAActacatagacacacacatggatgGGGCCGGGACGGAAGAGCAGCCAGGACAAGGGCAGCTGCAAGGCATGGACCCTATCACAAGCAGGTGTGGACTGAGCACAGGAGTTTGTTGCCAGACAGAAATGCCTGTAAGTTCAGCGGGCAACAAACTGAGTGAGGCTATGGTGGAGTATGAGGGTCAGCTGCTGGGAATGTTGTCCATGCTGGAGAGCTGTGCGGAAGAGGCCGGGATGGACTTTGAACCACAGGGATGGACGACAGATGACAGTCAAGAGTATGTACACATTAGCAAGGGTACAACAATGGTGCCCATTCAGCAAGTGGCACCAGTTAAGTTAGAGGACCAGCCAATGTGTTTGGAAACCTGGGCTGCTCAACGTGCAGAGGGAGTTTCCAGGGACAACAGCGGTGGTTCACTGGGTTCAGCAGCAACGACAAGCCGGAAGAATAATTTGCTTTGCTGTGACAACATGGTTGGCGTCTCAATGGAAGGACTGGAAAAGTCAGGGAAAACAGACCAGGCAGTTCCTGATCCACTGTCTGTGTTGCCAGGGCCATTAGGTagcaatgaaaatgaaatactgtacTGCGAAGGAACAGAGATGAGACACATGTacgacacagaaacaaaaagagacataCGGGGGACTGAAGAAGAAGATACTGAAATGGCAGCTGAAGAGACACCAGAGCTCAAAATGGGCACCATTGATCTGAGATCTGGTTTGAACGAATTAAAAGAGTTGGGTTCTCAAATGGACGAGCGTATTCAGGAAGTCCAGTGCttagagaagaggaggaaggaccTGCTGGCAGAGGTGCTGAAGCTTCGAGGGAATGATACCCAAACCGTAACCGAGGGGAGCAATAAGGAGGATCAATCCACGGAGGAGCACATTGACAGCAAAGTAGAAGAGCTAATGAAAATATTCAAgcgagaagaagaggagagaagggaggagaggaagaaggagatcCAGAGCCTCAGCGAGGAGAGAGcagatgaggagaggagaatGTGGAAGGTGAACCTGGAGAGAATGGGGCTGCAAGAGGAGCTCAGGAAGCTGAAAAGGAGGCTCTTCACCATGGTCAGAGAGTGCACTCACAGCCAGTCCTCCCTGAACAACCAGCGCCGTGAGGTGGAGCTGCTCAAGAGAGAagag GAGAAGCTACAGTCTCTAGTGCTCCAGCTGACAGAAGAGAGGAGTCAGCTGAAGTTAGCCCAAGAACAGCAGCTCATAGAATTACAGGCACAGCTTCAAGCCCAGACCAGTCAGACGTCCAACAGCCAGGAAGAGCTGACTGAGTACAGAAGACAGTCCTGTGGGGACATCCAGCAATATCTGCAGGGTGCACTAAAAGCTCTGGAGAACAG GTATGAACCCATTCTGGTGGCATTGGTGAAGAGGAGAGACACCACAGCCGGAGCCCTGGTGAAAGCCAAAGAGCAGGCCCAGGAGCTGAGGGCACAGCTGAGACCACTTCAGGACGAGATCCAGAAGCTGAACCTCCAGAGAGCTTGTTTGGAGGAGAAACTCAAACTTATCTGCTTACATCGCAGAGAGGATGTGGGCCAGTACAAG GAGACGGTGCACTGTCTggaggagagcagcagagaaCTGAAGACTGAGTTAAtcattcagaaaaagaaaactaaagaGCTAGAAGAGTTAAAAGACAGTCTTACCAAACAACTCCTCATTTACAG GGCTGCCATCAACAACCATAATGAGTGTGTCGGTGAGACAAAAACGTGA
- the tert gene encoding telomerase reverse transcriptase isoform X1 — MSTADMSAVLGILRSLYRHIQTLEEFADSVVFREGQRAVLLQQSDTNRFKSFVRAVFVCFDRELQQIPSCSQICTLPELLAFVLNNLKRKRKRNVLAHGYNFMSLAQEERDADHFKFQGDITQSAAYIHGSDLWKKVTARLGTDITRYLLESCSVFVAVPPSCVFQVSGVPVYDRVSVANASTGFYLHPRSRAHDSTRFGRYQRSMTLRTMHVVQNPKVSKRRNRMSEHLKRRKRKRETDQNVEEKGQSCKGKRRRVGRQEPTQDIKQVCSETVEGGPSMAVEQTQTVKPAEQTQSVKPVENGTGSKQVAAMQTTTLPSEGGPSWRSGIFPPIPPSQCFIRTLGFMYSGRGMRCFLLNRKKKSVVGPKRLQGQDLVRIVFFEGMAYLNGRERKPKKLPRRFFKMVPLFRQLLCQHRRCPYSRILQSMCPLVEGSDPGQGELISLLHQHCAPHRVYLFVRECLSAVIPHELWGSDHNRVIFFARVRVFLCSGKSEKLSLAELLWKMKVNDCDWLKISKTGRFPPSELSYRTQILGQFLAWLVDGYIVSLVRACFYVTECVGQKNALRFYRHEIWAKLQDLAFRGHLSKGQMEELTPTQVASLPKTTVISRLRFIPKSDGMRPITRVIGADPKTRLYQGRVRDLLDMLRACVRSTPSLLGSTVWGMTDIHNVLRSLAPAQKDKPSPLYFVKVDVSGAYESLPHDKLIEVVGQALSPVQEELFTIRRFAKIWSDSHEGLKRAFVRQADFLEDNMGSTNMKGFVMSLQKKGKVHHAILVEQHFCSDLHGKDASQFFTQILTGSIVQFGKKMYRQCRGIPQGSVVSSLLCCLCYGHMENVLFKDIIQNKRCLMRLVDDFLLITPDLQEAQNFLEVLLAGVPQYGLVVNPQKVVLNFQMSGNVSSCPNIHVLPLHCLFPWCGLLLDTHTLDVYKDYSSYAGLSLRYSLTLGSFHSAGQQMKRKMMAVLRLKCHTLFLDLKTNCIEAVYKNIYKLVLLQARRFHVCAQSLPFAQTVAKNPDYFLQMIWDMAEYANHLIRLCNKGLILGSKAQTGIVQYEAVELIFCLSFLLVLAPHRPLYKDLLPHLHKRKRSLERRLGDLRLARVRQATNPKTPVDFLAIQM, encoded by the exons ATGTCGACGGCGGACATGTCCGCCGTGCTGGGCATTCTCCGCTCACTGTACCGACACATACAGACGCTGGAGGAGTTCGCGGACAGCGTCGTGTTCAGAGAGGGACAGCGGGCTGTACTGCTCCAACAGTCGGACACAAACCGCTTCAAATCGTTTGTACGAGCTGTTTTCGTCTGCTTCGACAGGGAACTACAGCAAATACCGAGCTGCAGTCAG ATCTGCACTCTACCTGAGCTTCTGGCCTTTGTTCTTAACAATCTCAAAAGGAAACGAAAAAGAAACGTCTTGGCACATGGCTACAATTTTATGTCCTTGGCTCAGGAAGAGCGGGATGCAGACCACTTCAAGTTCCAAGGAGATATAACTCAAAGTGCTGCTTACATCCATGGCAGCGATTTGTGGAAGAAAGTCACAGCACGCCTTGGCACAGACATCACACGGTACCTGTTGGagagctgctctgtgtttgtggcagTCCCtccatcatgtgtttttcaggttAGCGGTGTTCCCGTGTATGACAGGGTGTCCGTGGCTAATGCCTCCACCGGGTTTTATCTCCATCCTCGCAGTAGGGCACATGACAGTACTCGATTTGGAAGGTATCAACGGTCAATGACCTTGAGAACAATGCACGTAGTTCAGAATCCTAAAGTCAGTAAGAGGAGGAATAGAATGAGTGAAcatttgaaaagaagaaaaagaaagagagaaactgATCAAAATGTAGAGGAGAAGGGTCAGTCTTGTAAAGGAAAGAGAAGACGGGTCGGACGGCAAGAACCCACACAGGACATCAAACAGGTTTGCTCTGAGACAGTGGAGGGAGGGCCCTCTATGGCAGTggaacaaacacagactgtgaaGCCTGCGGAGCAAACACAGTCTGTGAAGCCTGTGGAAAATGGTACTGGTTCCAAACAGGTTGCTGCAatgcaaacaacaacacttcCCTCGGAGGGAGGCCCCAGTTGGAGATCAGGTATTTTCCCCCCTATACCTCCTTCACAGTGTTTCATTCGCACTTTGGGATTCATGTACAGTGGAAGGGGAATGCGTTGCTTCCTACTCAACAGGAAAAAGAAGAGTGTTGTTGGACCCAAGAGGCTACAAGGGCAAGATTTAGTAAGAATTGTCTTCTTTGAGGGAATGGCTTATCTAAATGGGCGCGAAAGGAAGCCAAAGAAACTCCCAAGACGCTTTTTCAAAATGGTCCCCCTCTTCCGTCAGCTGTTATGTCAACACAGGAGATGTCCTTACAGCAGAATACTGCAGAGCATGTGTCCACTGGTGGAGGGGAGCGATCCAGGACAGGGAGAGTTGATCTCCCTCTTGCATCAACACTGTGCACCTCACCGTGTCTACCTTTTTGTCAGGGAATGCCTCTCTGCTGTGATTCCACATGAGCTGTGGGGCTCCGACCACAACCGTGTGATTTTCTTTGCGAGGGTCAGGGTCTTCCTGTGCAGTGGCAAGTCCGAGAAGCTCTCGCTGGCTGAACTGCTGTGGAAGATGAAGGTGAATGACTGTGACTGGTTGAAGATCAGTAAGACAG GCAGGTTCCCACCCAGTGAGCTCTCATACCGGACCCAGATCCTGGGTCAGTTCCTGGCTTGGCTAGTGGATGGCTACATTGTAAGCCTTGTCCGAGCCTGCTTCTATGTCACTGAGTGTGTGGGTCAGAAGAATGCCCTGAGGTTCTACAGACATGAAATTTGGGCTAAACTGCAGGATTTGGCCTTCAG AGGTCACCTTTCCAAGGGTCAGATGGAGGAGTTGACTCCCACACAAGTGGCATCCCTTCCCAAAACCACTGTCATCTCCCGCCTGCGCTTCATTCCCAAGTCTGATGGCATGAGACCTATCACAAGAGTCATAGGAGCAGATCCCAAAACAAGG cTTTACCAAGGGCGTGTTCGGGACTTGCTGGATATGCTGCGGGCCTGTGTGCGTTCCACTCCTTCTCTCCTGGGCTCCACTGTGTGGGGCATGACAGATATCCACAATGTCTTGCGCTCTTTGGCTCCAGCCCAAAAGGACAAGCCAAGCCCTCTCTACTTTGTTAAG GTGGATGTAAGTGGAGCCTATGAGAGTCTGCCTCATGACAAACTCATTGAAGTGGTTGGTCAGGCCCTGTCACCCGTCCAGGAAGAACTCTTTACCATCCGCCGCTTTGCCAAGATCTGGTCTGATTCCCATGAAGGCCTGAAAAGGGCCTTTGTTAGACAG GCAGATTTCCTGGAGGACAACATGGGATCCACCAACATGAAGGGGTTTGTGATGTCACTGCAGAAAAAAGGCAAAGTTCACCATGCCATACTGGTAGAGCAG CATTTCTGTTCAGACCTTCACGGGAAAGATGCTTCACAGTTTTTCACTCAGATACTAACTGGCAGTATTGTTCAGTTTGGAAAAAA aATGTACCGTCAGTGCAGAGGAATTCCCCAGGGATCAGTCGTGTCCAGTCTGCTCTGCTGTCTCTGTTATGGTCACATGGAGAATGTGCTGTTCAAAGAtatcattcaaaacaaaag GTGTCTGATGAGACTGGTGGATGACTTCCTTCTGATCACCCCAGACCTACAAGAAGCACAAAACTTCCTTGA GGTCTTACTGGCTGGGGTACCACAGTATGGCTTGGTGGTAAACCCACAGAAGGTAGTGCTCAACTTCCAAATGTCGGGAAATGTGAGTTCCTGTCCAAACATTCACGTTCTGCCCCTCCACTGCCTTTTCCCCTGGTGTGGACTACtccttgacacacacacgctggatGTCTACAAAGACTATTCCAG CTATGCAGGTCTGTCTCTGCGCTACAGCCTCACTTTGGGCTCTTTCCACTCAGCTGGAcagcaaatgaaaaggaaaatgatgGCCGTCCTCAGACTCAAATGCCACACCCTCTTCTTGGACTTAAAG accaaTTGCATTGAGGCAGTCTACAAGAACATCTACAAGCTGGTGTTGCTCCAAGCACGCAG GTTCCATGTCTGTGCCCAGAGTTTGCCCTTTGCTCAGACAGTTGCTAAGAACCCTGACTACTTCCTGCAGATGATATGGGACATGGCAGAGTACGCCAATCATCTTATCAGACTCTGCAACAAAG GATTGATTTTAGGCAGCAAAGCTCAGACGGGCATTGTGCAATATGAAGCAGTGGagcttattttctgtctttccttcTTGCTTGTGCTGGCGCCGCACCGTCCCCTGTATAAGGATCTGCTCCCACATTTGCACAAAC GGAAGCGCAGTCTGGAGCGGCGTCTGGGGGATCTGAGGTTGGCCAGAGTCCGACAGGCCACTAACCCAAAGACTCCGGTGGATTTCTTGGCCATCCAGATGTAG